From a single Nematostella vectensis chromosome 3, jaNemVect1.1, whole genome shotgun sequence genomic region:
- the LOC116619237 gene encoding uncharacterized protein LOC116619237 isoform X2 has protein sequence MEKLTKELEAKLKTLRFRVLKTNDVLTKDKQALERHYNSITNGINAVSDIKEQLEEKKFAKGESEEEIGQWGESVEKELEDADSANAKLQAAIQYAQKEEEDKRCHESHLKQLKYQQELLQQKATFEKDQNTTSSMDRSASNNSATNTKLPKLTITKFNGKSENWLSFWGKFSCEVDATNASPVTKFAYLKEYLIHEIRQDIDGLPFTAEGYEKAKTILKEEYGNSSDIINIYIKNIMDLPVITGTSPRKVKDFYKTLRFNVQSLETLGRLRDVRGNVRGTLDKLKGIKSDLVRGCDGWRDWGFNDLLQQLKRWTEINPVESNFEDKTKSNNSQQARSSRLYQTSTVNCSEDQRAVNNLTCVYCGGAHKGVDCAKVTDIKERKRILVKEKLCFNCTKGKHRAEECKSKSNCFKCKQRHHTSICDSDVKSNSNPLLVTAGVPVGQVVYPVVIVDVEGIKCRALLDTGAGSSYASAALLDRLKKRQDLTAKYAEIIEEQITEGIVEAAEGPSIGREFYIPHKPVLRTQAESSKLRIVYDASAKEHREAPSLNDCLHKGPPLQNKIWDVLVRGRFNTVAITGDLQKAFLQVRVRECDRDAMIRKELYVDDLISGASTVKEARELKEKATQIFQDAGFKLHKWHSNAKELESEGPASEDSTYAKQELGVPVNEECSLLGLGWQTGEDKLSVTIPQGNFAPTKRGILAKLARVYDPLGLLSPTTLSGKLVYRSVCDAKMAWDAPISDELKKVWSKWENSFPQRVEVPRSLVTHREVIKSIELHSFGDASAQGVSACVYAVVTQESGVNQGLVAAKARLAKQGLTIPRLELVAGHMAVNLINNVKGTLDGLPVSGLHCWLDSTVALYWINNQGDYKQFVSNRVHKINSHQDVSWHHVPTKDNPADLGSRGGSVVNADMWWKGPEWLSEPGCWPEGIVLEQSVESKAEAKLVRQVLSLAVAERNEIDELLEKYPLHKAVRICCWMRRFAYNCQSRKKGVKKRTGPLLTEETEIQRCFWIKQAQNSCDLSDDRIALNLQLNGDGLLECRGRVQGQYPVYLPHVHIYTQRIVEEAHLRTIHGGVGLTMAKVREDFWVPRLRQLVRKVRKKCHGCKRFQAVAYSTPPPADLPVTRTQGTSAYQVIGVDFAGPIKYRVARQKEEKAYVLLYTCSLTRGIYLDLLPSLETPDCLHSLKQFIARRGRPDRIYSDNGRTFVGAEKWIKQVMQDERLQDYLSVNQIRWQFNLSRAPWWGGQFERMIGLVKASLHKSIGHGMLYWKELQEILLDMEITLNNRPLSYIEDDVQLPLLTPHSLLFIKSNTLPEIQAHHIQDTDLRKRAKHLIKCKDAVWKRWTDEYLRGLRERHRAKAGAPDTKPTIGEVVIVKSEEKNRGKWQLGIVSSLITSKDGEVRGAKLRAGKSYIERPVQLLYPLELKVDDVVRTQPDERLRPNAAEFRPRRDAAAAARLRMQGIADDAENL, from the exons ATGGAGAAGCTAACTAAGGAGTTAGAAGCGAAGCTTAAAACGTTGAGATTTCGAGTGCTGAAAACAAACGATGTCCTGACAAAGGATAAACAAGCCTTGGAGCGACATTACAACTCTATCACGAACGGGATTAATGCGGTGAGTGATATCAAAGAGCAGCtagaagaaaagaaattcGCGAAGGGCGAGAGCGAGGAAGAAATAGGACAATGGGGCGAAAGCGTAGAGAAAGAGTTAGAGGACGCAGATTCCGCTAACGCAAAACTTCAGGCTGCCATACAATATGcgcaaaaagaagaagaagacaaGAGATGCCACGAGAGCCATCTTAAGCAGCTGAAGTATCAGCAGGAACTACTTCAACAAAAGGCAACATTTGAGAAGGATCAAAACACCACTTCGAGCATGGATCGGTCAGCTAGCAACAACAGTGCTACGAACACTAAACTTCCGAAATTGACCATCACGAAGTTTAATGGAAAGTCGGAGAATTGGCTGTCGTTCTGGGGAAAGTTTAGCTGTGAGGTTGACGCCACAAACGCATCCCCAGTAACGAAATTTGCCTACCTCAAAGAGTATCTTATACACGAAATCAGACAAGATATTGATGGATTGCCGTTCACTGCTGAGGGCTATGAAAAGGCTAAAACCATACTAAAGGAAGAGTACGGGAACTCCAGCGATATTATAAATATCTATATCAAAAACATTATGGATTTGCCGGTCATAACAGGCACAAGCCCACGAAAAGTGAAAGACTTTTATAAAACACTGCGATTTAATGTGCAGAGCTTGGAAACACTGGGACGGTTGCGCGACGTTCGAGGAAATGTTCGTGGCACGCTCGACAAGTTGAAGGGGATTAAGTCCGATCTGGTGCGGGGCTGTGACGGATGGCGCGATTGGGGGTTCAATGATCTATTACAACAACTTAAGCGCTGGACAGAGATTAACCCTGTTGAAAGTAACTTTGAGGATAAAACAAAGTCTAACAATTCTCAACAAGCGCGATCATCTAGGCTATATCAAACAAGTACCGTTAATTGTTCTGAAGATCAACGGGCCGTGAATAACCTTACATGCGTTTATTGTGGCGGTGCTCACAAAGGGGTTGATTGTGCAAAGGTTACCGACATAAAGGAACGGAAACGGATACTCGTCAAAGAGAAACTGTGTTTTAATTGCACCAAGGGAAAACATCGTGCTGAAGAATGCAAAAGCAAGTCAAACTGTTTTAAATGCAAACAGCGCCACCACACGTCTATCTGCGATTCGGATGTAAAGTCCAACAGCAACCCACTACTTGTCACCGCAGGAGTCCCCGTTGGTCAAGTTGTATATCCAGTGGTCATTGTGGATGTCGAAGGAATTAAATGCCGAGCGTTACTGGACACGGGTGCCGGGAGTTCGTACGCATCAGCCGCGCTGCTTGATCGACTCAAAAAACGGCAAGATCTCACAGCAAAGTACGCAGAGATAATAGAAGAACAAATTACCGAAGGAATCGTAGAGGCCGCCGAAGGACCGAGCATAGGCAGGGAATTCTATATCCCTCACAAACCCGTCTTACGTACTCAAGCTGAAAGCAGTAAATTACGTATCGTCTACGACGCGTCAGCTAAGGAACACAGGGAGGCGCCATCACTTAATGACTGTCTACACAAAGGACCGCCATTACAGAACAAGATTTGGGACGTTCTAGTTCGTGGGAGGTTCAACACTGTTGCGATAACCGGTGATCTACAGAAAGCATTCTTACAAGTACGCGTGAGAGAATGCGACCGTGATGCAAT GATCAGGAAGGAACTTTACGTTGATGATTTAATTTCCGGCGCTAGCACCGTGAAAGAAGCGAGGGAACTAAAGGAGAAAGCTACACAGATATTTCAAGATGCTGGTTTCAAACTACACAAGTGGCACTCCAACGCCAAGGAGCTCGAGTCTGAAGGACCCGCGAGCGAGGATTCAACTTACGCCAAACAAGAGCTAGGAGTACCAGTCAACGAGGAATGCAGCTTACTCGGGCTTGGCTGGCAAACCGGAGAAGACAAGCTGAGCGTGACAATACCGCAAGGGAACTTTGCGCCGACAAAGCGAGGGATTTTAGCGAAGCTCGCTAGAGTTTATGATCCCCTGGGACTTTTATCGCCCACCACTCTTAGCGGTAAATTGGTTTATCGTTCCGTATGCGACGCCAAGATGGCTTGGGATGCACCGATCTCGGATGAATTGAAGAAAGTATGGTCTAAGTGGGAAAACTCTTTTCCCCAGAGAGTTGAAGTGCCAAGGTCGCTAGTGACTCACCGTGAAGTAATCAAGAGCATAGAACTGCACTCGTTTGGAGACGCTTCAGCGCAAGGTGTCTCTGCTTGTGTTTACGCCGTCGTCACGCAAGAGTCTGGCGTTAATCAAGGTCTGGTGGCAGCTAAAGCAAGACTGGCCAAGCAAGGTCTTACAATACCACGCTTGGAGTTAGTGGCTGGCCATATGGCCGTTAACTTAATCAACAATGTCAAGGGAACTCTTGATGGACTTCCGGTCAGCGGTCTGCACTGCTGGCTCGACAGTACAGTTGCACTCTACTGGATAAACAACCAAGGCGACTACAAGCAGTTTGTGTCCAACCGAGTACACAAGATAAACAGTCACCAAGATGTCTCGTGGCATCACGTGCCAACCAAAGACAATCCCGCTGATCTCGGAAGCCGAGGGGGGAGCGTTGTGAATGCTGACATGTGGTGGAAGGGTCCGGAGTGGCTGTCAGAACCCGGATGCTGGCCTGAAGGCATAGTACTCGAACAGTCAGTAGAAAGCAAAGCGGAAGCTAAGCTTGTTAGACAAGTACTGTCGTTGGCTGTGGCGGAGCGCAACGAAATCGACGAGCTCCTCGAGAAATACCCGCTACACAAAGCTGTGAGGATATGCTGCTGGATGCGCAGATTTGCGTACAACTGTCAAAGTCGCAAGAAAGGTGTCAAGAAAAGAACTGGGCCCTTACTAACAGAGGAGACAGAGATTCAAAGGTGCTTCTGGATCAAGCAAGCCCAGAACAGCTGTGATCTGTCAGACGATCGCATCGCGCTCAACCTACAACTCAACGGAGACGGTCTACTCGAGTGCCGAGGGCGAGTCCAGGGCCAGTATCCAGTCTACCTACCACACGTACATATATACACTCAGCGCATAGTAGAGGAGGCGCATTTGCGCACTATCCACGGGGGAGTGGGACTCACTATGGCAAAAGTACGCGAAGACTTCTGGGTCCCGAGGTTGCGACAGCTGGTGCGAAAGGTGCGCAAGAAATGTCATGGCTGTAAGCGTTTTCAAGCAGTGGCATACTCGACCCCGCCACCCGCAGACCTTCCTGTTACAAGGACGCAAGGTACCAGCGCCTACCAAGTCATCGGCGTAGACTTCGCTGGGCCAATCAAATACCGTGTTGCCAGACAGAAAGAAGAAAAGGCGTACGTACTACTGTACACCTGCAGCCTTACGAGAGGAATCTACCTTGACCTCCTACCAAGCCTAGAGACTCCAGACTGCCTTCATAGTCTGAAGCAGTTCATCGCACGCCGGGGGAGGCCAGATCGCATCTACTCAGACAACGGACGAACATTTGTGGGGGCGGAGAAGTGGATCAAGCAGGTAATGCAGGATGAGCGCCTACAAGACTATCTCTCAGTCAACCAGATAAGATGGCAGTTCAACTTGAGTCGTGCGCCCTGGTGGGGAGGCCAGTTTGAACGAATGATAGGTCTCGTCAAAGCAAGCCTACACAAGTCTATCGGCCATGGGATGTTGTATTGGAAGGAGCTACAAGAGATCCTGCTAGATATGGAAATCACACTAAACAACAGGCCGCTGAGTTATATAGAGGACGACGTGCAGCTCCCACTTCTAACGCCACACTCGCTTCTCTTTATCAAGAGCAACACCTTACCAGAGATACAAGCGCATCACATACAAGACACAGATCTGCGCAAGCGCGCCAAACATCTCATTAAGTGTAAAGACGCGGTCTGGAAGAGATGGACAGATGAGTATCTGCGCGGTCTTCGTGAGCGTCACCGTGCAAAGGCCGGAGCACCGGACACCAAGCCTACAATCGGCGAAGTGGTTATCGTTAAATCCGAGGAGAAGAATCGCGGCAAATGGCAGTTGGGAATTGTGAGTTCCTTAATTACTAGCAAGGACGGCGAGGTGCGAGGGGCGAAGCTTCGTGCTGGGAAGTCATACATCGAACGCCCTGTACAACTCCTGTATCCGCTAGAACTGAAGGTCGATGATGTCGTGCGAACTCAACCTGATGAGAGACTCCGGCCCAACGCTGCAGAGTTTAGGCCACGGAGAGATGCCGCAGCTGCCGCTAGACTACGCATGCAAGGCATTGCGGACGACGCAGAAAACCTATGA
- the LOC116619237 gene encoding uncharacterized protein LOC116619237 isoform X1, with amino-acid sequence MEKLTKELEAKLKTLRFRVLKTNDVLTKDKQALERHYNSITNGINAVSDIKEQLEEKKFAKGESEEEIGQWGESVEKELEDADSANAKLQAAIQYAQKEEEDKRCHESHLKQLKYQQELLQQKATFEKDQNTTSSMDRSASNNSATNTKLPKLTITKFNGKSENWLSFWGKFSCEVDATNASPVTKFAYLKEYLIHEIRQDIDGLPFTAEGYEKAKTILKEEYGNSSDIINIYIKNIMDLPVITGTSPRKVKDFYKTLRFNVQSLETLGRLRDVRGNVRGTLDKLKGIKSDLVRGCDGWRDWGFNDLLQQLKRWTEINPVESNFEDKTKSNNSQQARSSRLYQTSTVNCSEDQRAVNNLTCVYCGGAHKGVDCAKVTDIKERKRILVKEKLCFNCTKGKHRAEECKSKSNCFKCKQRHHTSICDSDVKSNSNPLLVTAGVPVGQVVYPVVIVDVEGIKCRALLDTGAGSSYASAALLDRLKKRQDLTAKYAEIIEEQITEGIVEAAEGPSIGREFYIPHKPVLRTQAESSKLRIVYDASAKEHREAPSLNDCLHKGPPLQNKIWDVLVRGRFNTVAITGDLQKAFLQVRVRECDRDAMRFHWRTNEHSPVQTLRFTRALFGLAPSPFLLGGVIEAHLDTWEEKEPEVVSRIRKELYVDDLISGASTVKEARELKEKATQIFQDAGFKLHKWHSNAKELESEGPASEDSTYAKQELGVPVNEECSLLGLGWQTGEDKLSVTIPQGNFAPTKRGILAKLARVYDPLGLLSPTTLSGKLVYRSVCDAKMAWDAPISDELKKVWSKWENSFPQRVEVPRSLVTHREVIKSIELHSFGDASAQGVSACVYAVVTQESGVNQGLVAAKARLAKQGLTIPRLELVAGHMAVNLINNVKGTLDGLPVSGLHCWLDSTVALYWINNQGDYKQFVSNRVHKINSHQDVSWHHVPTKDNPADLGSRGGSVVNADMWWKGPEWLSEPGCWPEGIVLEQSVESKAEAKLVRQVLSLAVAERNEIDELLEKYPLHKAVRICCWMRRFAYNCQSRKKGVKKRTGPLLTEETEIQRCFWIKQAQNSCDLSDDRIALNLQLNGDGLLECRGRVQGQYPVYLPHVHIYTQRIVEEAHLRTIHGGVGLTMAKVREDFWVPRLRQLVRKVRKKCHGCKRFQAVAYSTPPPADLPVTRTQGTSAYQVIGVDFAGPIKYRVARQKEEKAYVLLYTCSLTRGIYLDLLPSLETPDCLHSLKQFIARRGRPDRIYSDNGRTFVGAEKWIKQVMQDERLQDYLSVNQIRWQFNLSRAPWWGGQFERMIGLVKASLHKSIGHGMLYWKELQEILLDMEITLNNRPLSYIEDDVQLPLLTPHSLLFIKSNTLPEIQAHHIQDTDLRKRAKHLIKCKDAVWKRWTDEYLRGLRERHRAKAGAPDTKPTIGEVVIVKSEEKNRGKWQLGIVSSLITSKDGEVRGAKLRAGKSYIERPVQLLYPLELKVDDVVRTQPDERLRPNAAEFRPRRDAAAAARLRMQGIADDAENL; translated from the coding sequence ATGGAGAAGCTAACTAAGGAGTTAGAAGCGAAGCTTAAAACGTTGAGATTTCGAGTGCTGAAAACAAACGATGTCCTGACAAAGGATAAACAAGCCTTGGAGCGACATTACAACTCTATCACGAACGGGATTAATGCGGTGAGTGATATCAAAGAGCAGCtagaagaaaagaaattcGCGAAGGGCGAGAGCGAGGAAGAAATAGGACAATGGGGCGAAAGCGTAGAGAAAGAGTTAGAGGACGCAGATTCCGCTAACGCAAAACTTCAGGCTGCCATACAATATGcgcaaaaagaagaagaagacaaGAGATGCCACGAGAGCCATCTTAAGCAGCTGAAGTATCAGCAGGAACTACTTCAACAAAAGGCAACATTTGAGAAGGATCAAAACACCACTTCGAGCATGGATCGGTCAGCTAGCAACAACAGTGCTACGAACACTAAACTTCCGAAATTGACCATCACGAAGTTTAATGGAAAGTCGGAGAATTGGCTGTCGTTCTGGGGAAAGTTTAGCTGTGAGGTTGACGCCACAAACGCATCCCCAGTAACGAAATTTGCCTACCTCAAAGAGTATCTTATACACGAAATCAGACAAGATATTGATGGATTGCCGTTCACTGCTGAGGGCTATGAAAAGGCTAAAACCATACTAAAGGAAGAGTACGGGAACTCCAGCGATATTATAAATATCTATATCAAAAACATTATGGATTTGCCGGTCATAACAGGCACAAGCCCACGAAAAGTGAAAGACTTTTATAAAACACTGCGATTTAATGTGCAGAGCTTGGAAACACTGGGACGGTTGCGCGACGTTCGAGGAAATGTTCGTGGCACGCTCGACAAGTTGAAGGGGATTAAGTCCGATCTGGTGCGGGGCTGTGACGGATGGCGCGATTGGGGGTTCAATGATCTATTACAACAACTTAAGCGCTGGACAGAGATTAACCCTGTTGAAAGTAACTTTGAGGATAAAACAAAGTCTAACAATTCTCAACAAGCGCGATCATCTAGGCTATATCAAACAAGTACCGTTAATTGTTCTGAAGATCAACGGGCCGTGAATAACCTTACATGCGTTTATTGTGGCGGTGCTCACAAAGGGGTTGATTGTGCAAAGGTTACCGACATAAAGGAACGGAAACGGATACTCGTCAAAGAGAAACTGTGTTTTAATTGCACCAAGGGAAAACATCGTGCTGAAGAATGCAAAAGCAAGTCAAACTGTTTTAAATGCAAACAGCGCCACCACACGTCTATCTGCGATTCGGATGTAAAGTCCAACAGCAACCCACTACTTGTCACCGCAGGAGTCCCCGTTGGTCAAGTTGTATATCCAGTGGTCATTGTGGATGTCGAAGGAATTAAATGCCGAGCGTTACTGGACACGGGTGCCGGGAGTTCGTACGCATCAGCCGCGCTGCTTGATCGACTCAAAAAACGGCAAGATCTCACAGCAAAGTACGCAGAGATAATAGAAGAACAAATTACCGAAGGAATCGTAGAGGCCGCCGAAGGACCGAGCATAGGCAGGGAATTCTATATCCCTCACAAACCCGTCTTACGTACTCAAGCTGAAAGCAGTAAATTACGTATCGTCTACGACGCGTCAGCTAAGGAACACAGGGAGGCGCCATCACTTAATGACTGTCTACACAAAGGACCGCCATTACAGAACAAGATTTGGGACGTTCTAGTTCGTGGGAGGTTCAACACTGTTGCGATAACCGGTGATCTACAGAAAGCATTCTTACAAGTACGCGTGAGAGAATGCGACCGTGATGCAATGCGATTTCATTGGCGTACAAATGAACACTCTCCAGTACAAACACTAAGATTCACGAGGGCATTGTTTGGTCTCGCGCCATCTCCCTTTTTGCTGGGGGGAGTAATCGAGGCTCATTTGGATACCTGGGAGGAAAAAGAACCGGAGGTGGTCTCGAGGATCAGGAAGGAACTTTACGTTGATGATTTAATTTCCGGCGCTAGCACCGTGAAAGAAGCGAGGGAACTAAAGGAGAAAGCTACACAGATATTTCAAGATGCTGGTTTCAAACTACACAAGTGGCACTCCAACGCCAAGGAGCTCGAGTCTGAAGGACCCGCGAGCGAGGATTCAACTTACGCCAAACAAGAGCTAGGAGTACCAGTCAACGAGGAATGCAGCTTACTCGGGCTTGGCTGGCAAACCGGAGAAGACAAGCTGAGCGTGACAATACCGCAAGGGAACTTTGCGCCGACAAAGCGAGGGATTTTAGCGAAGCTCGCTAGAGTTTATGATCCCCTGGGACTTTTATCGCCCACCACTCTTAGCGGTAAATTGGTTTATCGTTCCGTATGCGACGCCAAGATGGCTTGGGATGCACCGATCTCGGATGAATTGAAGAAAGTATGGTCTAAGTGGGAAAACTCTTTTCCCCAGAGAGTTGAAGTGCCAAGGTCGCTAGTGACTCACCGTGAAGTAATCAAGAGCATAGAACTGCACTCGTTTGGAGACGCTTCAGCGCAAGGTGTCTCTGCTTGTGTTTACGCCGTCGTCACGCAAGAGTCTGGCGTTAATCAAGGTCTGGTGGCAGCTAAAGCAAGACTGGCCAAGCAAGGTCTTACAATACCACGCTTGGAGTTAGTGGCTGGCCATATGGCCGTTAACTTAATCAACAATGTCAAGGGAACTCTTGATGGACTTCCGGTCAGCGGTCTGCACTGCTGGCTCGACAGTACAGTTGCACTCTACTGGATAAACAACCAAGGCGACTACAAGCAGTTTGTGTCCAACCGAGTACACAAGATAAACAGTCACCAAGATGTCTCGTGGCATCACGTGCCAACCAAAGACAATCCCGCTGATCTCGGAAGCCGAGGGGGGAGCGTTGTGAATGCTGACATGTGGTGGAAGGGTCCGGAGTGGCTGTCAGAACCCGGATGCTGGCCTGAAGGCATAGTACTCGAACAGTCAGTAGAAAGCAAAGCGGAAGCTAAGCTTGTTAGACAAGTACTGTCGTTGGCTGTGGCGGAGCGCAACGAAATCGACGAGCTCCTCGAGAAATACCCGCTACACAAAGCTGTGAGGATATGCTGCTGGATGCGCAGATTTGCGTACAACTGTCAAAGTCGCAAGAAAGGTGTCAAGAAAAGAACTGGGCCCTTACTAACAGAGGAGACAGAGATTCAAAGGTGCTTCTGGATCAAGCAAGCCCAGAACAGCTGTGATCTGTCAGACGATCGCATCGCGCTCAACCTACAACTCAACGGAGACGGTCTACTCGAGTGCCGAGGGCGAGTCCAGGGCCAGTATCCAGTCTACCTACCACACGTACATATATACACTCAGCGCATAGTAGAGGAGGCGCATTTGCGCACTATCCACGGGGGAGTGGGACTCACTATGGCAAAAGTACGCGAAGACTTCTGGGTCCCGAGGTTGCGACAGCTGGTGCGAAAGGTGCGCAAGAAATGTCATGGCTGTAAGCGTTTTCAAGCAGTGGCATACTCGACCCCGCCACCCGCAGACCTTCCTGTTACAAGGACGCAAGGTACCAGCGCCTACCAAGTCATCGGCGTAGACTTCGCTGGGCCAATCAAATACCGTGTTGCCAGACAGAAAGAAGAAAAGGCGTACGTACTACTGTACACCTGCAGCCTTACGAGAGGAATCTACCTTGACCTCCTACCAAGCCTAGAGACTCCAGACTGCCTTCATAGTCTGAAGCAGTTCATCGCACGCCGGGGGAGGCCAGATCGCATCTACTCAGACAACGGACGAACATTTGTGGGGGCGGAGAAGTGGATCAAGCAGGTAATGCAGGATGAGCGCCTACAAGACTATCTCTCAGTCAACCAGATAAGATGGCAGTTCAACTTGAGTCGTGCGCCCTGGTGGGGAGGCCAGTTTGAACGAATGATAGGTCTCGTCAAAGCAAGCCTACACAAGTCTATCGGCCATGGGATGTTGTATTGGAAGGAGCTACAAGAGATCCTGCTAGATATGGAAATCACACTAAACAACAGGCCGCTGAGTTATATAGAGGACGACGTGCAGCTCCCACTTCTAACGCCACACTCGCTTCTCTTTATCAAGAGCAACACCTTACCAGAGATACAAGCGCATCACATACAAGACACAGATCTGCGCAAGCGCGCCAAACATCTCATTAAGTGTAAAGACGCGGTCTGGAAGAGATGGACAGATGAGTATCTGCGCGGTCTTCGTGAGCGTCACCGTGCAAAGGCCGGAGCACCGGACACCAAGCCTACAATCGGCGAAGTGGTTATCGTTAAATCCGAGGAGAAGAATCGCGGCAAATGGCAGTTGGGAATTGTGAGTTCCTTAATTACTAGCAAGGACGGCGAGGTGCGAGGGGCGAAGCTTCGTGCTGGGAAGTCATACATCGAACGCCCTGTACAACTCCTGTATCCGCTAGAACTGAAGGTCGATGATGTCGTGCGAACTCAACCTGATGAGAGACTCCGGCCCAACGCTGCAGAGTTTAGGCCACGGAGAGATGCCGCAGCTGCCGCTAGACTACGCATGCAAGGCATTGCGGACGACGCAGAAAACCTATGA
- the LOC5514238 gene encoding failed axon connections homolog, which produces MATQTALEETKVILHQFPRPTASFPVANMSPFCLKLECFLRMAKIPYEIDTSLVFSSKRKFPWIEYKSTKMADSQFCIEYLSQEFGVDLDSGLSPEQNAVSTSLRVMLEENTFWVLLKYRWFDPEFSPKLCEEILFRVPGVLRTLAFWKIQRQLRSALYGHGMGRHTDEEINSLAERDLGAISDYLGSKKFLFGDTPCLCDAAVFSFVVNFTWAMPGCPQDKVIKERMKNLLEHAERMKEAYFPDWDQLIRKE; this is translated from the exons ATGGCCACGCAAACTGCACTCGAGGAGACTAAAGTGATTCTTCATCAGTTTCCAAGGCCCACTGCCAGTTTTCCGGTCGCCAACATGTCCCCTTTCTGCCTCAAACTTGAGTGCTTTTTACGTATGGCTAAAATTCCCTACGAGATAGACACTTCGCTCGTGTTTTCTAGCAAAAGAAAGTTTCCCTGGATCGAGTACAAGAGCACAAAGATGGCGGACTCGCAGTTTTGCATCGAGTACTTGAGTCAGGAGTTCGGTGTTGACTTGGACAGCGGCCTCTCTCCCGAGCAAAACGCTGTCTCTACGTCACTCAGAGTAATGCTAGAGGAGAATACATTCTG GGTGTTGTTGAAGTATCGCTGGTTTGATCCCGAATTCAGCCCAAAACTGTGCGAAGAGATACTGTTTCGAGTCCCTGGCGTTTTACGCACTTTAGCCTTCTGGAAAATTCAGCGTCAGTTGAGGTCTGCATTGTACGGCCATGGAATGGGTCGCCACACAGACGAGGAAATAAACAGTCTGGCCGAAAGGGACCTGGGAGCCATCTCTGATTACCTGGGTTCTAAGAAGTTCCTGTTCGGAGACACCCCATGTCTCTGTGACGCTGCTGTGTTCTCGTTTGTTGTGAACTTCACGTGGGCAATGCCGGGGTGCCCTCAGGATAAAGTGATCAAAGAGAGAATGAAGAATTTATTAGAGCACGCAGAGCGAATGAAGGAAGCTTATTTTCCAGACTGGGACCAACTTATACGGAAGGAATGA